A section of the Corvus hawaiiensis isolate bCorHaw1 chromosome 16, bCorHaw1.pri.cur, whole genome shotgun sequence genome encodes:
- the GDE1 gene encoding glycerophosphodiester phosphodiesterase 1, whose amino-acid sequence MLCHGEGLLSSLTALMALALALSRSPALACLLPAGLCLALHLLALEPAAPRSAQRVLRPRGAAARIAHRGGAHDAPENTLAAIRQAAENGATGVELDLEFSADGVPILMHDDTVERTTDGAGRLQDLTFEEIRKLNPSAKHRLRSQFQGEKVPTLREAVVESMHHNLTIYFDVKGHANQAVDALKQLYQEFPDLYNSSIVCSFMPDVVYKMRQADRNVVTALTHRPWQLSHLGDGTPRFNSCWKHYLYVVMDVILDWSLHSFLWRLCGVSAVLIQKNFVSQDYVRHWSSRGIQVVAWTVNTFAEKSYYESVLDCSYITDSLVEDCDPHY is encoded by the exons atgCTGTGCCACGGGGAGGGCCTGCTGAGCTCCCTGACGGCGCTAATGGCGCTGGCGCTGGCGCTGAGCCGCAGCCCGGCGCTGGCCTGCCTGCTGCCGGCCGGGCTCTGCCTGGCGCTGCACCTCTTGGCCCTGGAGCCCGCGGCGCCCCGGAGCGCGCAGCGCGTCCTCCGGccccgcggcgccgccgcccgcaTCGCGCACCGCGGCGGCGCGCACGACGCGCCCGAGAACACGCTGGCGGCCATCCGACAG gcagctgAGAATGGAGCAACGGGTGTGGAGCTGGATCTTGAATTTAGTGCAGATGGTGTCCCCATTCTCATGCATGATGACACAGTCGAAAGGACAACGGATGGGGCTGGGAGACTGCAGGACTTGACTTTTGAGGAAATTAGGAAACTCAATCCATCTGCAAAACACAGGCTACG GAGCCAGTTCCAAGGTGAAAAGGTACCAACTCTGAGAGAAGCTGTTGTGGAGTCTATGCATCACAATCTGACAATCTACTTTGATGTCAAAGGCCATGCAAATCAG GCAGTTGATGCCCTGAAACAACTCTACCAGGAATTTCCAGATTTGTATAACAGCAGCATAGTCTGTTCTTTCATGCCAGATGTTGTTTATAAG ATGAGACAAGCTGACAGAAATGTTGTGACAGCACTGACACACAGGCCCTGGCAGCTGAGTCACCTGGGAGATGGGACACCCCGCTTCAACTCCTGCTGGAAGCATTACTTGTATGTGGTGATGGATGTCATTCTGGACTGGAGCCTGCACAGTTTCCTGTGGCGATTGTGTGGGGTTTCAGCTGTCCTCATACAGAAAAACTTCGTTTCTCA GGACTATGTGAGGCACTGGTCTTCCAGAGGAATTCAAGTGGTTGCCTGGACAGTGAACACGTTTGCAGAGAAAAGCTACTATGAAAGTGTCCTTGACTGCAGCTACATCACCGACAGCTTGGTGGAGGACTGTGACCCTCACTACTGA